The DNA segment GGCAGATTAACTATTGGAAATGTTTAAATGTATTCAATCTAAATAAGAATAATGATTAAAAAAATATTCTGTAACCTTCAGATACAGAATATTTATATGATTGTAAAATTTGAAATGATAATTTATCTGCGTGATAATGCCATAAGTATTTTATCTGGGGTAATGGGCAAATCTCTCATCCGTACACCGATAGCATTATAAATAGCATTGGCTATTGCGGGTGCCGTACCAATAATTCCCACTTCTCCGAGACCTTTGGCGCCGGAAGGATTGATATTCGGATCTGGTTTATGAATAAAATCAACCTCGATAATGGGTGCATCAGCATTTACAGCAAAATGATATCCTGCCAGATCATTACCGATTAATGTTCCCAATTTTGCATCGATCTGGTTTTCTTCCATCAAAGCCATTCCGATACCACCAACCGCAGCTCCTGACATCTGATTTGCCGCAGCCTGACTGTTGATGATTTTTCCGCCATCTGCTACGACTGCCAGTTTTTCTATTTTCACTTTTCCGGTTCGCTTATTGACGCGGACTTTGCAAAAATGTGCCGCAGATGAACAGAAAGCAAATTTTTCACGCTCACTTCCCGGTTTTGATGCTACTTCAAGACGTATTTCAGTCAGATTATTCTTTTCAAATAATTCGTCATACGAAACAGAAACTTTAGAATTATTTTTTAAACTGATGCCTGTATCCGAAAGAATAATATTTTCAATAGCCACCCCTTTAAAGCTTTGATTAACTGACGATGCATATTCTGCCAGCTTTTGTTTTAATTGATTGCTCGCGTCGTAAACCGCTCCGCTTACAGAAGACAGCCCTGTACTTCCGCCCTGGCTTGGTGCGGGAGGAAGTGCTGAATTTCCAAGCTCTATACTGATTTTATCTTTTGAAATCCCGGTAATTTCGTGTGCGATATTCTGCATTCCGGTTCCCGTACCGGTTCCGATGTCGGTCATTGCCGTCTGGACAGTGATGGCGCCATTTTTGTGCATGATAATAGCTGCTTTTGCTTCTCTTCTTCCCGCATTCCACATTCCGACAGCCATTCCGTAGCCAATATACCAATCTCCATCACTAACAGTGGCGGGAGTTGATTTTCTGGCCTTCCATCCGATCATTTCAGCGCCTTTTTTTAAACCTTCATCGAGAAAATGGGTAGACCACGGTAGATTGGAATCAGGGTGTTTTTCCAGTGAGATATTTTTTAACCGCAGCTCTACAGGATCCATTTTAAGCTTGTAAGATAATTCATCTATGGCAGATTCTAAAGCAAATACCCCGGTACAGTCACCCGGGCCGCGCATCCACGTTGGAGTACTTAAATTTAAAGGAACACTTGCAGCTTCTGTCTTTAGATTGGGAAATTTATAAATTAACCTCGTCACACGGGTAATACCATCATTAAAGTTTTCATATACTGAAGTTTCGTTCTTCGCCTGATGTAAAATTCCTAAAAGGTTTCCCGACTGATCTGATCCTACCTTAATTCTTTGCCAGGAAGCCGGTCTGTATCCTGTCGCTGCAAACATCTGCGGACGGGTGAGCATGAGCTTTACAGGACGCCCGACCTGTTTGGCAGCCATCACTGAAGCTAAAACGTGGGGCCAGACTCTTAATCCGGAACCGAAACCACCGCCTACAAATTCACTGAATACTTCTATATTTTTTTCAGGAAGTTCAAATAATTTGGCAAAGGTTTTCTGAACATTGTTTACCCCCTGGTTTTTATCATAAAGACGTAAGCTGTCATTTCCTGTCCAGTGGGCAATCGTAGCGTGCATTTCCATAGGATTGTGCACATCTGCTTTAATATTGTATTGCTCATCTACCATGAACGGTAAATTTTGCCAGCTGTCAACGCTTCCTCTTTCTTTTCCTTCTGCTTTTAAAGCAACGGATTCTTTCTCAGAATCAAAATCCACCGCAAAACGGTCTTTCTGATATTGAGCTTCTACCAATGATGCTGCGAAAGTCGCGTCTTCCAACGTTTCGGCGATAACCATTGCAATAGGCTGACCTTTGAAAAATATTTTATCCGTATGAAAAATTGGTAAGCCAAATTTTGCTTCTTTGATTTTTTCTTCACTTGCCAACCCCGGCACCGAAGGTTTATGCAGATGGGTAATGATATCAATAACACCTTCCACTTCTTTGGCTTTATCAACCAATATCGATTGTATTTTACCGGAAGGCACCGTACTGTTTACCAGAACAGCATAACACACGTTTTTTACCTCATATTCGGCAGCATATTTACCGATTCCGGTCACTTTTTCTACCCCTTCAACGCGTCCTTCTGGTCTTTTAGACTTGATTTTCAATAATTCGAGTAATCCCATAATTGTTACTTTTTAATTTTCCACCCTTATTGATTGACACAATTTTGTAATGCTGTTACCATCGCTCCCTGAAGCATCGGAATCTTATAGCCGTTCTCAGACAGTGGTTTCAAATCTTTGGTTGCCAATCTTGCTGCTGCCTCAAAGACATCTGTTGTAGCGCGTTTGCCATTCAGAAATTTTTCCACGTCAAACCAACGCCAGGGTTTATGTGCCACGCCTCCTGAAGCCAGGCGTGCATTTTTTATTGTTTTTCCGTCAAGATCCAGTGCTGCTGCGACAGAAACCAAGGCAAATGCATATGAAGTTCTGTCTCTTACTTTCACATAGGCAGAATGTTTCCAGAATGCATTATCCGGAACTTCAATATTCGTTATTATGGCATCCTGCGGTAAATTATTATCCAGCCAGGGCGTATCTTCCGGCAACTTATGAAAATCCTTAAATGGTATTTTAATTTCTTTCTCATCCTTTGTCTGAGCGGTTACGGTTGCATCCAATGCAGCTAAAGCCACACAAAAATCTGAAGGATGAACCGCAACACACTGATTATTATATCCTGCAACAGCACTCATCCGGTTTGCACCATCAATGGCACTGCAACCGCTATTGGGTTTTCTTTTGTTACAGGGCGTTGTAACATCATAAAAATAAGGACATCTGGTTCGTTGCAACAGATTTCCCGCTGAACTTGCCATATTTCTGATCTGCGGTGAAGCACCCGCCAAAATAGCTTTTGAAATGAGAGGAAATCTTTCCGTCACATCTTTACTGTTTGCCACTTTGGTGTTACTTGCCATTGCACCAATCTGCAATTTGTTATTCTGATGATTTACTGTATCAGATAATGCTGTGGTTACATCAATCAGCACTTCCGGTTGGGCAATATTTTTCTTCATCAGATCTACCAGATTCGTTCCGCCTGCAATAAACTGACTGACTGCTGATTTCATGGCAGAAGCTTCAGTATCAGATTTTACTTTTTCAAAATTAAACGGTCTCATGGGCTGCAACTTTTTGAATGGATTGAACAATTCCGTTATACGCTCCGCAACGGCAAAGATTACCGCTCATATATTCTTTAATCTCCTCTACAGAACCTGTGTGGCCTTCCTTCACGCACGCAACGGCCGACATAATCTGTCCCGGCGTACAATACCCGCACTGAAAGCCGTCACATTCAATAAATGCTTTCTGCATCGGATGAAGCTCATCTCCGTTTGCCAGACCTTCAATCGTTGTGATCTCTTTTCCCTGGGCCATAGCCGCCAGTGTAAGGCAACTCAATGCCCTTTCACCGTTAATATGGATGGTACAGGCACCGCACTGTCCGTGGTCGCAGCCTTTTTTAGACCCTGTAAGATTTAACTGTTCTCTGAACAAATCCAATAAGGTAGTTCTCGTATCAACATAAAGCGTATGACTTTTTTTATTGATGGAAAGCGTAAGCCTGGATACGTTTTTCTTTGGAACAAGATACTGCTTTACATCCTGATAGAATGCTTTCACTGAAGACGGAATAGCCATAAAACCGGCTAGCAATCCGGAGACTTTGAGGAAGTTTCTCCTACTGTATTGTCCTTTCAATTCCATAAGTTATTTTTTTTCAATATAGTATTAAATGGTATGTGGATTAGGTTTTAACAAATATCATCAAATATTATTACAAATCAATGATACACATTACAGTTTTATATACCAATATTACAGTTTTTAATTAAGGGTTCTAAAAAAACAGATATTATTTATGTAAATTTGAATATATAATAACTTTTTAATGATTTTACCTCAACAAAAATCATACTCAAGTTTTAAAATAATGATTAATCCATAAAATGTATTCTGATGAAAGAGATCAATGATATTGTAAAAGCTTATAAAAAAGCACAGATTAATGGGTTAAAAGCAGCTCTGGCAACAGTTGTAAAAGTGGAAGGTTCCTCTTACCGGCAAGCCGGAGCAAGAATGTTGGTTACTGAAGATGGACAACTTACCGGTGCCATCAGTGGAGGATGTCTGGAGGGAGATGCCCTGAGAAAAGCATTGCTTGCCATCCATCAGAAAGACAACAAACTCATCACTTATGATACCAGTAATCCGGATGATGTCGAATTTGGAGTCCAGTTGGGCTGTAATGGGATTGTCCATATTCTTTTCGAATATATTGATGAAAACTCCTCTCAAAATCATATCTCCCTTTTAGAAAAGACAACTGAAAACAGGAATGAATCTGTCATCGCAACCCTATTTTCACTGGAAAAGAGAAATAAGCAGACGGGAACTATCGGATTGATGAAAAAGGAAAGTACGATGATATCAGACTCTGGTTGTATTTCAGAAAGTGAGCTGAATCATTTTTATTCAGAAGTTTTAGAAAAAAAACAAAACCTACTTGCCAAACATTCATCGAATGAAATTTTACTGCAATATATTCCTCCGCAGACAACATTGATCATTGCAGGAGCCGGAAATGATGTTAAACCTTTGGTGGAAACCGCTTCTATTTTAGGCTGGAAAACAGTAATTGCAGACGGAAGAGCAACGCATGCCCTGAAAAAGAGATTTCCACTCGCCGATGAAGTATTGCTTGCAACACCCGAAGAAATTATCAAAAACATAGAGATTGATGAAGCAACGGTTTTTGTTCTGATGACCCACAATTACAATTATGATCTCGATTTGCTGAAGCTCATTATTCATCAACCTGTACAATACATCGGATTATTAGGACCAAAAACTAGGTTCAACAGAATGATGGACGATCTTAAAAATTCAGGAATTGAATTAGGTGAAAAAGAATTAAATAAACTTTTTGGTCCGGTTGGAATAGATATTGGTGCTGAAACGTCGGAAGAAATTGCGATTTCCGTCATTGCAGAGATCAAAGCGGTCTTAAGCGGAAAAAAAGGTTCATCGCTACGGGATAAACCGGAAAAAATGCATACTGATATTCTCAGTATATAAAAAAATTATGATAACAGATCAATTCGGAAGAACCCATAATTATCTTCGGATATCTTTAACAGACAATTGTAACCTGCGTTGCTTCTACTGTATGCCGGAAGAAAATTATGATTTCACACCGCATTCAAAACTGATGCAGGCTGATGAAATTGATACCATTGCCCGATTATTTGTACAGCACGGTGTCAATAAAATCAGACTTACCGGTGGGGAGCCGTTTGTGAGAAAGGATGCTTCAAAGATCATTAGAAATCTGGGCAAACTGCCTGTACAATTGACGTGTACCACCAACGGAATTCGTATTGATGATATGCTTCCCGAAATTATTCAGTCTAATTTTCACAGCATTAATATCAGCCTTGATACTTTACAAAAGGAAAAATTCCTTAAGATTACCCGTCGCGATTACTTTGACCGCGTCCTCAGAAATATTGATCTGTTGCTGCAGCACAACATCAAAACCAAAATCAATGTTGTTGCCATGAAAGAGATTAATGACGATGAAATTTCAGATTTTATCGCTTTTACAAAAGATCATCCTGTAGAAATGCGGTTTATAGAGTTTATGCCTTTTAGCGGAAACAGATGGACCAGCAATCAGGTCATGACTCAGAAAGACATTCTGGATATCATCAGGGAAAAATATGATTTTATTCCTCAGCCAATGGGTTTTCATGATACCGCGAAGCAATTTAGCATTAATGGTCACAAAGGAAGCTTTTCAATTATCAGTACAATGAGCGAGCCATTTTGCAGTGGCTGCAATAGAATCAGACTTACCGCAGATGGAAAATTAAAAAACTGCCTGTTTTCAAAAAAAGAAACCGATCTTCTCACACCTTTACGAAACGGTGAAGATATTTTACCGATTATAGAATCTGCGATCTGGTCGAAAGCAAAAACGCAAGGCGGACAACTGAATGAACAATTCGAAAAAATAAATGCTTCCATCATTCAGAACAGAAGTATGATCAATATTGGCGGATAATGAAAAATACAGGCATTATATTACTGGCAGCAGGAAATTCTTCGAGAATGGGATCTCCGAAACAGCTTTTGATGTATCAGGGAAAAACATTTTTAGAAAGAATAATTGATACTGCTTTAGAAATATTTGATCCGAATCACATTGTTTTGGTTCTTGGAGCCTGTCATCATGAAATATCTTCTGTCATTAAAAATAAAAATATACACATTGTTATCAATGAAAACTGGGAATCAGGAATGGCTTCCTCTATACAATCAGGAATGAAAGCACTGTCCGGTTTTTTTCCGGAAATGGAAGGATGTTTTATTTCAGTTTGTGATCAGCCTTATCTTACGGGTGATTTATTTTCAAAAATGCTTCAGTTGAAGGAGACTTCAGAAAAGGAAATTGTTGTCGCAAAATATGCCGATACATTAGGCGTTCCGGCTTTATTTTCAAAAAAATATTTTAAACAATTAATGGAACTTACCGGTAAACAGGGTGCCAAAAAAATTATTCAGCAGAATATGAACGATGTGGAATCTTTTGAGTTTGAAAAAGGTGCTGTTGACATTGATACTCCGTCAGATTATAATCATTTAAAAAACAAACCATGATAAGTGTAGAGGAAGCAAAAAAAATAATTGAACAAAATATCCCTGAAAAGAAAACTCAGATTCTTCCTTTGAAAGAAGCATTTGGATATACAACTGCAGAAGATATTTATTCAAAATATGATATCCCGAATTTTTCACAATCCTCGATGGACGGTTATGCGATTCGTTTTGAAGATAGAGATATAAAGCTAAAAATCACAGGCGAAATGCAGGCCGGATCAACAGAACAGTTTCATCTTGAAAAAGGAACTGCCTGCCGTATTTTCACAGGAGCTCCGCTTCCTATCGGCGCAGATACCATTGTTATGCAGGAAAAAGCCCTCATTGAAAACGGATATCTCACGGTGAATGACACCGAACTCGAAAAAGGTTTGCATGTACGAAATGCCGGAAGCGATGCTAAAAAAAATACCGTTGCGATCAGTTCAGGAAGTTGTCTTTCAGCCGCCGCGATCGGATATCTTGCCGGAATCGGATGTACGGAAGTCAAGGTTTTTGCTGCTCCATCGGTTTCGTTAATTCTTACGGGAAACGAACTCGTACAACCGGGAGAAAATTTAAATTTCGGGCAGGTTTACGAATCTAATTCTTATCAGCTTGAAAGCGTTTTAAAACAATGTGGAATTAAAATTATTGAAAGCTTTTGGGTAAAAGATGATCCTTCAGAAGTTGAAAAAACGCTGGATCTGGCCATTTCCAAAACCGATATTGTGATTTTGGTAGGTGGCGTGAGTGTAGGCGATTACGATTTTGTGATTGATGCCACAAAACAATGTGGTGTTGAACAGAAATTTCATAAAATAAAACAAAAACCCGGTAAACCATTTTATTTTGGAACCAAAGGAGAAAAACTCGTTTTCGGATTACCCGGAAATCCGTCATCGGCATTGACCTGTTTTTATTTATACATTGCGCCTTTACTTTCAGAAATGATGAAACGTCCGGCGATTACGGAGAAAACCAATGCAACTTCCACTTCTTCGTATGGAAAGAAAACCGGTCTTACCCATTTCCTGAAAGCAACCTATGAAAACGGAAAAGTAACGCCGCTTCACGCACAGGAATCGTATCGTCTTCAGTCTTTTGCAGAAGCCAATTGCCTGATGATTTTACCGGAAGATTCTGAAGGCTGTAAAAAAGATGACGTGGTTGAAATTATACTGCTAAAATAGAAATCACGCAATGAACGTAGAATTTTTTTATCTGATTTTATTTGTGATTGCGGCTTTATATGCAGCAGTCGGGCACGGTGGCGCAAGCGGTTATCTGGCGTTAATGGCTTTATACGGAATAGCTCCCAAAGAAATGAAGCCGACCGCTTTGGTGCTTAATCTGTTCGTTTCACTTACTTCTTTCATACAATATTATCGTGGAGGACATTTTAAACTCAGGATCTTTATTCCGATTGCTCTGGCGTCTATTCCTCTGGCTTTTTTAGGTGGAATGATTCATATTGAAGACACTTTGTACAAAAGAATTTTAGGTATTTTACTGCTTTTTCCCGTTGTCCGTTTTTTCTTTTTTAAAAGTCCGGATGACAGTGAACTGAAAGATCCCAAAATCTATTTATCTTTACTTTTCGGAGGAGTGATCGGTTTATTATCGGGAATGATCGGCATTGGCGGAGGAATTTTGTTATCTCCGGTTCTTATTTTACTGAAATGGACCAACCAGAAACAGACCGCCGCGATCAGCGCAGCCTTTATTTTTGTCAATTCCATAGCAGGTTTGGGAGGAATGTTCACCAAAGAAATTTCCTTTACCAACGATATGTGGATGTATATCATCTGTGCATTTGCCGGAGGATTGCTCGGAGCATATTTAGCTTCAAAAAAATTGAATCAGAACGGTTTGAAATATGTTCTTGCCGTTGTACTTTTGATGGCTTCCTATAAATTAATATCAAGCACTATTTAAATAATTATTTCATTAAAAAAATTATAGTAAAAAAATGAATGAATGAGTACTGTAAAAATAATTAGCTTTGGCAGACTAAAAGAGATTTTAGGTCCGGATTTTGAAGCTGAAGCAGAAAACACCGATGAACTGCTCAGTCAGCTCACTGAAAAGTTTCCACAGTTGAAAGATCTAAAACTGAGAATTGCTGTGAATCAGAAGATTATTTCAGAGAATACTGCTTTACAAAATAACGATATGGTAGCTTTAATGCCACCTTATTCAGGAGGATAAATTATGTTGAATTCAGAACGATATGACAGACAGATTAAATTACAGGGTTTCGGCATCGAAGCTCAGGATAAACTTGCTTCAGCGAAAGTTCTGGTAATCGGAGCCGGTGGTTTAGGCTGTCCGGTTCTGCAATATCTCACCGCAGCCGGAGTTGGCAATATTAGTATTGTGGATGATGATCAGGTTTCATTAAGTAATTTGCACCGGCAGATTCTTTACACTTCGGATGACATCGGAAAGCTAAAAACCGAAGCTGCTCTCGACCGCCTGAATGCGATGAATCCCGAAGTACAATTAAGCATTATTTCTGAGCGGATTACCACTGAAAATGCGGTCAGAATAATTTCCGAATATGATGTAATTATAGACTGCAGCGATAATTTCCCTACGCGCTACCTGCTTGATGATGTGTGCAGAATTTTGGAAAAGCCCTTAATTTTCGGGGCAATTTATCAATATGAAGGACAGATTGCCATTTTCAATGTTAAAAGCAATGAAGGTGATGTTACGCATTACAGGAATCTTTTTCCGGAACCACCAGAGCCGGGAGAAGTTCCGGATTGCAACGACGCAGGTGTTCTGGGCGTTTTACCCGGAGTAATAGGAACTTTACAAGCTACAGAAGCGATTAAATTACTCACAGGAATTGGCGAAGCATTAATCAACAAATTAATGACCATCAATATACTGAATTATCAGACTGCTGTTTTTGAAATTCCTTCGTTAGATTTAACGGATAAAAATATTCCTTACAGCATCGAAGAATTTGAGAATATGAATTATCAGCTTCACTGTGGAATTGAATTTGCCAGAATTAAAAATATTTCTCCTTCAGAATTTACAAAAACAGTAAAACTTCCCGAAACAATTGTTATTGATGTTCGGGAACCGGAAGAACAACCAAAACTCAATCTTCCATATATTTCCATTCCTTTATCCCAATTAAAGGAAAATACAGACCAGATCAGTGACCGCAATATTATTATTGTCTGCCAATCCGGTAAAAGGAGTATAACCGGAGCAAAAATTTTACAGGAAATTTTAGGCACGGAATACAATATCAGTCATCTGGAAGGCGGCATTAATCATTTAAATAAAGAAACTCATGAGCAAGGTTAAAAATATATTCCAGAATAGTCCTATTTCACCTCTATTTATCGCGGAAAGCATTACGAAACATTCCACGAAAACGGAAATTGGTGCGCATCAGATATTTCTGGGACAAATCCGGGCAGACAAAATTGAAGATAAAACCGTCAAAGCAATCGAATATACAGCTTACGAAGATTTAGCACTCACTCAGATGGAAACGATCCGCGAAGAGATTTTTGCAAAATATAATCTTGCCTGTATGCATATTCATCACAGTTTAGGTATCGTGAATGCAGGAGAAATCTGTCTTTTTGTATTTACCTCATCAAAACATCGTAAAGAAGCAACCTTAGCCTGCAATGAAGTCGTTGAACGCATCAAAAATGAACTTCCGATCTGGGGAAGAGAAATTTTTGAGGATGAAACTCATCAATGGAAAATAAACCAATAAACCATGGTAGATATTACTTTTAAAACCTTCACCCTGCGAAAAGCAATTGCAGCGGCAACCATAAAAACCTCAGACATTTCAACGGTAGAAGCCGTACAAAACGGAACCGTTCCGAAAGGTAACGTTCTGGAATTTGCAAGAGCTTCGGCTTTATTGGCGATCAAGAAAACCAGCGATGTTATTCCGGACTGCCATCCTTTACCTGTAGAATATGCTGCCATTAATTATGAAATGAGTGGTTTAGACATTAACATTACCGTTGAAGTTCATACCATTTACAAGACCGGCGTTGAGGTGGAGGCAATGCATGGCGCTTCTGTAGCCGCTTTGGTGATTTATGATATGCTGAAGCCTATTGATAAAAATGTAGAGATCTCCAATATCAGGCTTTTGGAAAAACAGGGCGGAAAAAGCGGTCAGAAAAGCATAGAAACTGAAAATCTTACCGCTGCAGTAGTAGTTTGCAGTGATTCTGTTGCTCAGGGACTTAAAAATGACACTTCCGGAAAATTCTTGGTAGAATCTCTTAAAAATCAAGGAATTATTAATGTTGATTATTCAGTGATTCCGGATGAGGTTTCTGCTATTCAGCAAAAGGTAGAATTCTTTAAAAATAAAGGCTGTCATCTTCTTGTTTTTACAGGCGGAACCGGTCTTTCTGAACGGGATGTTACTCCGGAAGCGGTTCTACCGTTTATTACCAAAGAAATTCCGGGGATTATGGAAACAGCAAGAAACTACGGACAGGATCGTGTTAAAACTTCCATGCTTTCGAGAGGAATTGCCGGATTTTCTGACGATATGCTGATTTTGACATTTCCGGGATCTCACGGTGCGGTAAAAGAATATGTTCAGGCTCTTTTTCCCCAGGTTTTACATGTATTTTCCGTAAAAAAAGGAGACGGACATTAATTTCTGCTTCTCAACTTTAGAACTGTTTTCTCTATTTTTTCCACAGCTTTTTCAATCTCTGAAATTGTGGTATATTTTCCTATGCTGAATCTTATGGAAGATAATGCATCACGATCATTCATTCCCATTGCCTGAAGAACGTGCGAAGGCTTTGTGGTGACAGCATTACAGGCAGAACCGCTGGAAACGCATATATTTCCTAAAGAAAGAATTAATTCTTCGGAATTGATCCCTTCAAAACAGATATTGGTGGTATTGAAAATCCGTGCAGAATGATTTCCATTGATAAATGTTTGAGGAATTTTCAGCAATACATTTTCAAGATGATTTCTTAGTTCTTTTATTTTTTGTGCATCTTCATGCATTTCCTCAAGAGCGATTTGCGCTGCTTTTCCCATTCCTATAATTCCCGGGACATTTAAAGTTCCGCTTCTCAGATTATTCTGTTGTCCTCCTCCCTGAATTTGTGACTGCAACTTATTTTTAACGGAAGAAGAAATATAGAGCGCTCCTACACCTTTAGGTCCGTAAAATTTGTGGGCGGAGAAAGCCATCAAATCGATATTGAGTTTTTTTGCGTCAACTGGTATTTTCCCTACGGCCTGCGTTGCATCACAAAAAATATAACAGCCATTCCGGTGAACAATTTCGCCAATTTCTTTGATGGGATGAATGACTCCTGTTTCGTTGTTAACCAACATGATACAGACCATTAATGTTTTTTCGGTAATCAAAGATTCCAATTCAGAAAGATTGATATTTCCCAAATGATCAACATGCAGATAATCAACCCTGAATCCGTCTTTTTCAAGTTGCGCGCAAGTATCCAAAACAGCTTTATGTTCTGTGGTAACCGTAATAATATGGTTTTTATTCTGATCTTTTTTAAATCCTTTTAAAGCAAGGTTTACGGATTCTGTAGCTCCCGATGTGAAAATAATTTCTCTGGAGTTGACCCCGATAAGTTCTGCTACTTCTTCCGTGGCATTTTCAACCGCTTCTCTTATAGTAAGTCCGAAAAGATGAGAACTTCCTGAATTGGCATATAATTGATTAAAGTAAGGCAACATGGTATCTAAAACTCGCTGATCAACCGGAGTTGTAGCATTATAATCCAGGTAAACGAAATCATTATCCATCATAATATTTTAATTCATTTATAAAAATAGCGAACTTTTTTAGATTAGTTTTAAATTTAGCCAGAGCTTGTGTACTGCCGAATATTGTATGTTTTAAAGTAATCTTTTTGCCGAAAAACATTCATTATATTTGTATTTAGATTTACAATATGCATTCCAAGACTGATTTTCCAAAAATAAACGGACTGGTACTCGCCGGAGGGAAAAGTATGCGAATGGGAAATCCCAAAGATAAAATCAACTGGCACGGCAAAGAACAGCGGTATTATATGGCTGACCTGTTGTCTCCATTGTGCGATCAGGTATTTATTTCCTGCAGAGCGGATCAGCTTGAAAATTTCAATAATGAGTACCAGGCTATTACCGATACTTTTTCAAACATGGGGCCTTTCGGCGGATTGCTTTCTGCGTTGGATTTTCAGAAAGACAAAGCGTGGCTGGTCATTGCCTGTGATCTTCCTCTTTTAGACAAAAACCCGATAGAATTTCTTATCCAATCCAGAGATCCGGAAAAAGTGGCAACGGCTTATGAAAGTCCTTCTGATGGTTTACCGGAACCTCTGATCGCTATATGGGAACCTAAAAGCTATCCTTTGCTTCATCATTTTCTTTCAAAAGGAAACACCTCACTCCGAAAAATTTTGATTAACAGTGATACAACAATCCTGAAACCAGGCCACCCGGATTTTATGATGAACGTGAATACTCCCGAAGATCTGGAGAAAGTACAGAAAATATTAAAATTTTAATTTTTAACCAAACAATTTTATTCTATACCTGTTCCTGCTGCTGCAATGATGTGTTCGTCGATCTTTTTAAAAATATCGGGATTATGTTTTTTGATTTTAATCCGGACATATTTCGAAGCGGGCATATTGGCTCCGTTCACCACATTATTAATGGAGACCAAAACATTGGTTTCCGGGAAATAGGTCATGGTACTTTTCTGCGGAATAGGATATTTTACGACAATGAAAAGTGGTGCAATCCTTTCTTTACCATCATCATAATTGAACAGATCTACATGATCACCTTCTTTTAATCCAGCTTTTTCGATATCTTTTTCGTTCATCATAACCACTCTCCTTTCGT comes from the Chryseobacterium nepalense genome and includes:
- a CDS encoding (2Fe-2S)-binding protein; this encodes MELKGQYSRRNFLKVSGLLAGFMAIPSSVKAFYQDVKQYLVPKKNVSRLTLSINKKSHTLYVDTRTTLLDLFREQLNLTGSKKGCDHGQCGACTIHINGERALSCLTLAAMAQGKEITTIEGLANGDELHPMQKAFIECDGFQCGYCTPGQIMSAVACVKEGHTGSVEEIKEYMSGNLCRCGAYNGIVQSIQKVAAHETV
- a CDS encoding XdhC family protein, whose translation is MKEINDIVKAYKKAQINGLKAALATVVKVEGSSYRQAGARMLVTEDGQLTGAISGGCLEGDALRKALLAIHQKDNKLITYDTSNPDDVEFGVQLGCNGIVHILFEYIDENSSQNHISLLEKTTENRNESVIATLFSLEKRNKQTGTIGLMKKESTMISDSGCISESELNHFYSEVLEKKQNLLAKHSSNEILLQYIPPQTTLIIAGAGNDVKPLVETASILGWKTVIADGRATHALKKRFPLADEVLLATPEEIIKNIEIDEATVFVLMTHNYNYDLDLLKLIIHQPVQYIGLLGPKTRFNRMMDDLKNSGIELGEKELNKLFGPVGIDIGAETSEEIAISVIAEIKAVLSGKKGSSLRDKPEKMHTDILSI
- the moaA gene encoding GTP 3',8-cyclase MoaA; its protein translation is MITDQFGRTHNYLRISLTDNCNLRCFYCMPEENYDFTPHSKLMQADEIDTIARLFVQHGVNKIRLTGGEPFVRKDASKIIRNLGKLPVQLTCTTNGIRIDDMLPEIIQSNFHSINISLDTLQKEKFLKITRRDYFDRVLRNIDLLLQHNIKTKINVVAMKEINDDEISDFIAFTKDHPVEMRFIEFMPFSGNRWTSNQVMTQKDILDIIREKYDFIPQPMGFHDTAKQFSINGHKGSFSIISTMSEPFCSGCNRIRLTADGKLKNCLFSKKETDLLTPLRNGEDILPIIESAIWSKAKTQGGQLNEQFEKINASIIQNRSMINIGG
- a CDS encoding FAD binding domain-containing protein, which produces MRPFNFEKVKSDTEASAMKSAVSQFIAGGTNLVDLMKKNIAQPEVLIDVTTALSDTVNHQNNKLQIGAMASNTKVANSKDVTERFPLISKAILAGASPQIRNMASSAGNLLQRTRCPYFYDVTTPCNKRKPNSGCSAIDGANRMSAVAGYNNQCVAVHPSDFCVALAALDATVTAQTKDEKEIKIPFKDFHKLPEDTPWLDNNLPQDAIITNIEVPDNAFWKHSAYVKVRDRTSYAFALVSVAAALDLDGKTIKNARLASGGVAHKPWRWFDVEKFLNGKRATTDVFEAAARLATKDLKPLSENGYKIPMLQGAMVTALQNCVNQ
- a CDS encoding xanthine dehydrogenase family protein molybdopterin-binding subunit — its product is MGLLELLKIKSKRPEGRVEGVEKVTGIGKYAAEYEVKNVCYAVLVNSTVPSGKIQSILVDKAKEVEGVIDIITHLHKPSVPGLASEEKIKEAKFGLPIFHTDKIFFKGQPIAMVIAETLEDATFAASLVEAQYQKDRFAVDFDSEKESVALKAEGKERGSVDSWQNLPFMVDEQYNIKADVHNPMEMHATIAHWTGNDSLRLYDKNQGVNNVQKTFAKLFELPEKNIEVFSEFVGGGFGSGLRVWPHVLASVMAAKQVGRPVKLMLTRPQMFAATGYRPASWQRIKVGSDQSGNLLGILHQAKNETSVYENFNDGITRVTRLIYKFPNLKTEAASVPLNLSTPTWMRGPGDCTGVFALESAIDELSYKLKMDPVELRLKNISLEKHPDSNLPWSTHFLDEGLKKGAEMIGWKARKSTPATVSDGDWYIGYGMAVGMWNAGRREAKAAIIMHKNGAITVQTAMTDIGTGTGTGMQNIAHEITGISKDKISIELGNSALPPAPSQGGSTGLSSVSGAVYDASNQLKQKLAEYASSVNQSFKGVAIENIILSDTGISLKNNSKVSVSYDELFEKNNLTEIRLEVASKPGSEREKFAFCSSAAHFCKVRVNKRTGKVKIEKLAVVADGGKIINSQAAANQMSGAAVGGIGMALMEENQIDAKLGTLIGNDLAGYHFAVNADAPIIEVDFIHKPDPNINPSGAKGLGEVGIIGTAPAIANAIYNAIGVRMRDLPITPDKILMALSRR